The Streptomyces sp. NBC_01463 DNA window GTACGCCGCACTTGTGGGCAGGCCGCCGTTCTCCGAAGGGCCCTGGCAGCGCATTCTGTTGCGACATCTCGACGAGGTCCCCGCCGCCCCCGGCCTGCGGCGCAGTGGGCTTCCGCCGGAGTGGGACACCCTGCTGCTGGAGCTCCTCGCCAAGCAGCCGGAGGACCGTCCCCCGACTGCGCGGGCGGTACGGGAGCGGCTTGCGGCCCTGCCCCTCCCGCGGGCCGCGCCCGCCGAGGACCTGCCGCGCGACTCCGTCCCGCCCGAGGCCGCATCCGCGACGGCTCAGGGTTCCGGCGCGACCCTTGTCGATCCCGACGCGGTGGCGACCGCCGCGGTGACACGGGACGAGTCCGGTCCGCCGGAACCTGCGCCGGGCGCGGCGGCCAAGACGTCCGATCTGAGGGCCGCGCACACGGTGACGCACAAGGAGGTGCCGGTGCCCGCGGTCCACCCACCCACCGGAATCCGGTCCGGCGCCCCGGAGCGGACCCCCTCGGGCCCGGGGGATGTGATCTCCCGCAGCCTGACCTGGGGACAGCTCCTGGGGTTCGTCGCCGGCGTCCTGGTACTTCTGGTCGGGCTGGTGGCGGTCATCCTGATCATGACGGGACGCGGGGCGGGACAGTCCGCGGGCACTTCCGGCCTGATCGTCATGGGCGGCTTCGCCGCCTTCGTCCTGTTCGGCGTCCTGTACGCCGCGCACGGCATGTACGTCGAGGTCTGGCGACCGCGCCGGATCGACCGCCACCTCGGCAGGTGGTCGTGGACGAACGAGCGGGCCGAAGCGTTAACCGCCGTCCGCTGGGCCATGCGGAAGGGCCGCCGGATCGAGGTCGTCTTCGAACCGGAGGGCGGTGGGTGCGTGACGTACGTCATCGTCCCGAGCCACTTCGTCGAGGCCGGTCTCGTGGGCCGCACGGAGTCGGGCGAGGAGGTCCTGTTCCCCGATGGTCGACTACTGACGGTCGTGGCCATATAGGACGACGGGGGCTGAAGGGCGGGGTTCGACTGCGTTCCGGCGCTATCCGGGATGCGGACACCGCACACCACCGGTCTGCGGAACTCCTCTCTCCCGCTCTTCTCAAGCGTGCTGCAGAAGGCTGGTGTCGGGCAGGCGAGCCCGGGGTGCGGTGCCGTATGGACGCCTCGTGCTGTTTCAATGCCCCTGGATCACTGGCGAGGAGGGGTTTTGTCGGATCTGGCCAAGAGCGACCCCCGGATAGGGATCAACTGGAGCGGACAGTGCTTCGTTGGAGTGTTCCGGCCCCGGAACGCCACCCCCCTGACGGACACCTCCCTCAGCACGACGGACATCACGCCGCCCCACCCTCGCCCGCATGTGAGCCCCGGCCTCAGGTCCCCAGGGGTGCAGGAAGGACAAGTACGTGGATGACACCACCCCGAGTGAGCCCGAGCAGCAGGCGCTGTTCGGGTGGGCGGACACGGACACGGACACGGACGCGGAGACGGGCACGTCGCCCAAGTTCCGGGACTCCCCGGAGGCGCGCCGGATGCTCGACGTACGCGAGGTCTACGCCGAGCCGGCGGCCCTGGACTCACCGCGAGGGCGGCAGATCATGTCCCGGGTCCCGGGTGCGCGCGTGACGGAGGTCGCGAGTCACTGGCGTATCCCCTCCCTGCACGGCAACGACGGGAACATCT harbors:
- a CDS encoding serine/threonine protein kinase, yielding MRGALLAGRYRLGDPIGSGGMGTVWRATDTYRQRGVAVKTVTGLAEGMTSETTGRFRREVQVASRLHHPHIVEMHDAGEAVVDGRPVLYLVMEEIPGEPLSRVLAVRSPSLAEIARWGAEICDALAAMHGEGVVHRDLKPANVMIGPDGHVTVLDFGIARLDATGIDLTTLTRTGHVLGTVAFMSPEQAGGGGEVGAPSDLYSLGCLLYAALVGRPPFSEGPWQRILLRHLDEVPAAPGLRRSGLPPEWDTLLLELLAKQPEDRPPTARAVRERLAALPLPRAAPAEDLPRDSVPPEAASATAQGSGATLVDPDAVATAAVTRDESGPPEPAPGAAAKTSDLRAAHTVTHKEVPVPAVHPPTGIRSGAPERTPSGPGDVISRSLTWGQLLGFVAGVLVLLVGLVAVILIMTGRGAGQSAGTSGLIVMGGFAAFVLFGVLYAAHGMYVEVWRPRRIDRHLGRWSWTNERAEALTAVRWAMRKGRRIEVVFEPEGGGCVTYVIVPSHFVEAGLVGRTESGEEVLFPDGRLLTVVAI